From Proteus vulgaris:
GATTATGCTTATGTCAGTGAATAGCGAAAGTATTTCAAAAAGTACAACAACTGTACTTGATGAGCCCGCCAATAGCGGTGTTTACGCCTCTCTCTTTGAGAAAATCAATCTCACTCCTGTTTCTCAGGTGAGCGATATTAATATCTTCCAAGACAATAGTGCTCTGGCTGATACAACTGCAAATGAACGCGTTACTGTTGCAGTTCAAGTTTTTCTCGATCGTTTGAAATCTTCAGGCCAAAAGGTTGAACGTTTAGATAGAACTCTACTCGATCACCATATTGCAGATTTAGATAGACAAATTAGTGAGCAACTTGATGAAGTCATGCATCATGCCGATTTCCAAAAAATAGAATCAGCATGGCGTGGACTAAAATTCTTAGTGGATCGCACTGATTTTCGCCAAAATGTGAAAATCGAATTACTCGATGTAGCCAAAGACGATTTACGCCAAGATTTTGAAGATTGCCCTGAAACTATTCAAAGTGGCCTTTATCACCATACGTATATCGAAGAATATGATACTCCCGGTGGTGAGCCTATTGCAGCTATTGTCTCTAATTATGAGTTTGATCGTAGCCCACAAGATATTGCGTTATTACGTAATATTGCAAAAATCTCAGCGTCCGCACATATGCCATTTGTTGGCTCTGTTGGCCCTGCATTTTTTGGTAAAGACTCTATGGAAGAAGTCGCTGCCATTAAAGATATCAGCAACTATTTTGACCGTGCTGAATACATCAAATGGAAATCTTTCCGTGACTCTGACGATGCCCGCTATATTGGTTTAACAATGCCTCGCGTTTTAGGCCGCCTTCCTTATGGTCCTGATACCGTTCCTGTACGTAGTTTTAATTATATTGAAGAAGTAAAAGGCCCAGATCATGAAAAATATTTGTGGACAAATGCAACCTTTGCTTTTGCTGCAAATATGGTTAAAAGCTTTATTAATAATGGTTGGTGTGTACAAATTCGCGGCCCTCAAGCTGGCGGAGCTGTAAAAGATTTACCTATTCATCTTTATGATTTAGGCACAGGAAGTCAGGTCAAAATTCCATCTGAAGTCATGATCCCTGAGACACGAGAGTTTGAATTTGCCAACCTCGGTTTTATTCCATTGTCTTACTATAAAAATCGTGATTATTCTTGTTTCTTTTCAGCAAACTCGGCTCAGAAACCCGCTATTTATGATACCGCTGATGCAACTGCAAACAGCCGTATTAATGCGCGTTTACCTTATATCTTCCTACTTTCACGAATTGCTCATTATTTAAAATTAATTCAGCGTGAAAATATCGGTACTACTAAAGATCGCCGTTTATTAGAGCTCGAATTAAATAATTGGGTTCGTGGTTTAGTTACTGAAATGACTGATCCAAGTGATGATTTACAAGCTTCTCACCCACTGCGCGATGCCAAAGTCGTTGTAGAAGATATTGAAGATAATCCAGGATTTTTCAGAGTGAAACTGTATGCCGTTCCTCACTTCCAAGTAGAAGGAATGGATGTAGATCTCTCGTTAGTATCTCAAATGCCAAAAGCGAAAGCATAAGGTGAAGCACGGATGAAAATATACCGCCCCCTCTGGAGTGATGGGGCCTTTTTGGCTCCTCAGCAATTTCAACAACAAGCAAGATGGGATAGCTATCTCATTAGCACAATCGCCAATATGACGATTGCATCAACATGGGGCGTGATTTGTGCTGAATTTGATGAAAGTGCTTTAACGATTTCACGCCTTAGCGCACAAAAATTAATTGTGCGTTTTCCTGATGGAACACTGATCGATACGACACTGGCTGACAATTTACCGCCAGTCAATGAACTCAGCCATTACTCTCAACATCAAACACTTGATATCGTTCTTGCCTTACCTTTATTGCAAGCCAATGGTGGCAATCTTATGCAAGAGGGTCGCTCTGATAGACCACAACAGTTCTATCAAGAGTGGATGAAAGTCCAAGATTTAGTTGGTCAAGAACAAACGGATATTGCCGTATTACGCCACAGTATTACTTTGCGCTATGCCCATGAAGAAAACAGTGCATATATGACTTGTCCCGTTGCTCGATTAATTCGCAATGCACAAGGTGCATGGGAAATAGATAAGCATTTTATTCCTCCATTATTAAGTTGTAGTGCGAGCGCTGAATTAACCATATTGTTTTCAGAATTCATGCATCGCTTAGTCGCAAAGCGCCGTCGCCTAATGACTATGCGTCGCGAAAATAATGAGCAAATGGCAGATTTTGCGGTTGCTGATGTCTCGCTTTTTTGGCTACTAAATGCGATTAATAGCGCTGAACCAGTATTAAGCGAATTACTATCATCAATGGGTCGCCACCCAGAGCTTCTTTATCGTGAATTAGTACGTTTAGCTGGGGCACTACTGACATTTTCACTCGATCATGAAAATGGTGATATTCCTCTTTATCAACACGCTTTTCCTGAACAGGTTTTTCCACCGTTATTCAATTTACTTAACACCTTATTAGAAGCAAGTTTACCTTCTCGTGTGATTAGTATTGTGCTTGATAAAGAAGGGCCTTTCTGGCGTGGTGAATTGCATGATCCTCGCCTACGCGAAGACGCTGATTTCTATCTTTCAGTACGTTCTGCATTGCCAGCTCACTTGTTGATCACTCAATTTCCATTGCTTTGTAAAGCAGGCAGTAATGACGATGTTGCTAGTGTCGTTAACGTGGCGCTTAACGGTATTCCATTACAACCATTAACGCATGTTCCTGCCGCTATCCCTCTACGTTTAGAAAACCACTATTTTGCGCTTGAACTCAATAATTCAGCAGGCCAAGCCATGTTGTCTTCAGGTCATTGCGCCTTTTATGTACCGGGAACATTAGGTGAAATTCAACTCGAACTTTTTGCGGTGCTTCGATCATGATGACTAATTCAAGAACAGTTAAAAATAACCTGATTGATGTGCTTTTTGCTGATACTTGGTTAATGGTATGTCAACTACGTCAAGGAGCTGAAATTACTGATGGGAAAACCTTCTATCGACGCGTTTGCGAACATATTGACAAAACACGCCAAAATCTCACTGAAAAAGGTTACTCACAATCTGCCATTGAAAACATGCTTTATGCACAGTGTGCCTTAATTGATGAAAGCGTGATGAATCGGACTGAGCGTGATGATGGCTACTTACAGTGGATACAATCTCCATTACAAGCCAAATATTTCAATACGTTAGAAGCTGGAGATAAGCTTTGGGATAGATTACGTAATCTATTAAATGAACCAGCACCAAACCATGATGTGCTTATCTGTTTTCATCGTGTTATTACGCTTGGTTTTGTTGGCAAATATCGCCAAACCGATGCTCCAGAGCGAGAAAAAATAATTGAGTTACTTAATACCCAACTTCCCACTTATGCCCTATCAAGTGATTTACCTTTAGTAATGAAACCCAAAAACCGAATGAATCGTCGTCACCTATATTGGCTAGGGTGGTTAGGCGGATTTATCGTGATTGCAGCATTGTGGTGGGGCTTTTCTGTGTCATTAGAACATTTACTTCAACAATGGGTAATTCAAGGAAAGTGATGCAAAAAAACAGGATAAAACAGTGTATTACATTGTTTTCAGCAAGCTTACTATTATGGTTAATTTGGGGATTTTGGTCTTTTGGTAAAGAGATCTCTTTTTTCCTGACGGCGTTTATTTGTATTGTCACACTCTCTTTATGTATTTGGTTTTTCCGCCAACAAAAAAGTATACCTTATCTTAAAGATACTCAAACAAACCAACTTCCCCCTGAAAACTACCAAGGTGATGTTGTTATTGTTTGTGGACAATCACAAGCTCTTTTTGAAGAAAATCAAACTTATCGAGAAACAGCTAAAGGCTGGTATATCCGTGCGTCATCGCCAATTGATTTGATTAACATTACTCAGCATATTAGTGATGTTTCACCTACTCAATTTAACCGTTTATCGCTGTTATATTCTCTCTTACCAGAACAGTTATCACAATTAGAGGAAGTTACCCAAGACACATTAAATTGGCGTAGAGCTATTAATGAATGTAATAAAAAAGCGAGCAAATCCCTGCCATTTTGGGTGACTCTTTATCTTAATTCTCCCATTGATTATCTAAATTCACATCTTGATGACACTACACCATGGATCATTCACTTAAAAGATCAGCAAGAATTACTCGTTGTTTCTGATAACTTAGCAACACAGCCTATTTCAAAATGGTTATCACAAAACATTAAGCACGTTGAACATCAACTCACTATGGCACTCTGGATTGATCAATTACTTGCTTGGTTAAAAAATACGTTTATTCCTCTGCTTACCATTGCTCAATCTGGTGCTCCAAGTCTTATTCCTGTGGCCTGGGCAATGCAATTTACGACCGTACCTACCATTTCAGATAACAGCTGGGCTCAATTTATTCATCATAAAACCACATTATTCCCATCTATTACTAAAGCCCCCAATCAAAGTGAAGAATTACCATTACCTGATGTTCTGATTAATAAATTCACCCACGATGTTAACTTACTGCAAATAGAAAACACCTTTGGTGTTGTTGGCATGATCTGTGGATTATTTCTTATTGGAGCAATATCAGGAAGTTATCATCATAACAAACAGCTAATTTATGATATAGGTAATGATATTCATCACTTTAAAAGTATTACTGATGAAAACTTAGAACCTAAAAAAGTAGCTTATAAACAGCTACTTTCAGATGCAGCTTTTCTTTCTCATTGGCAACGAGAAGGTATTCCTGCTCGTTACTCTTTAGCGTTATACCAAGGTAATAACATATTGCCTTATTTGCATACTTTACTCAGTTCATGGTCCCCACCACTGCCACCAGCTCCCATTATTGTGCAAGAAGTCCCTGAAATGGTGACTTTAGATAGTCTTGCTCTCTTTGCTTCTGGTCAATACGAATTAAAAAATGAAGCCACCAAAGTACTTGTTGATGCCCTTATCAATATCAAAGCGAAACCGGGTTGGTTAATTGTTATTTCAGGGTACACCGACAACACAGGTAACCCCGATTTAAACCAAAAACTTTCTCTTAAACGAGCTGAAGCTGTGCGCGACTGGATGATTAAAACCAGTGATATCGCACCTTCTTGCTTTGCAGTGCAAGGATATGGTCAGCGCCAACCTGTTGCAGATAACTCAACACTCGATGGACGTGCTCGTAATCGTCGAGTTGAAATTCGCCTGATACCTCAAGCCGATGCTTGTCAGGTATTAGCTGATGACCTTACGCCACTGAAGGATGGTGGCAACTAAACCTTAGAAAGGAGATGTAATTATGGCTATTCCTGTATACCTCTGGTTAAAAGATGACGGTAATGCGGATATCAAAGGTTCTGTTAATGTTCAAGATCGTGAAGGCAGTATTGAAGTCGTCGCTCAAGATCACAACTTGTACATTCCAACAGATAACAATACCGGCAAATTAACCGGTACACGTATCCATACTCCATTTATCTTCGTAAAAGAAATTGATGCATCCAGTCCGTATTTATACAAAGCAGTTACAACTGGGCAAACCTTGAAAAAGGCAGAGTTTAAGTGGTATCGCATCGATGATGCAGGCCAAGAAGTTGAATATTTCAACACTACGCTTGAAAACGTCAAAGTCGTAAAAGTGGCTCCTAAGATGCACAACATCAAAGATCCAACTAAAGAAAAACACAATCACCTTGAAGAAGTTGAATTGCGTTACGAAAAAATCACTTGGACTTACAAAGACGGAAATATCATTCATTCAGATTCATGGAATGAACGCGCCACTGCGTAAAACCAAAACAAACAGGCGGTTAACCGCCTGTTTTAACTACCAATTATTGTAAAGCACCACAACTCAAAATTTAACAAATAAATACTCTAAATAGTTCAAGGCATAGCAAGATCACTATTTAAAGCACAACGAGCAAATACTCTAAATAGTTCGAGATGTAGCTAGGCGACAAATGAATGAGTTGCTAGGAGCATACAAAAGTATGTGGCTAGTGCGAATGAGCATAGCCAACAACGCTACAACTTGAAATATGACAAGTATACCTTATGAGCCTCGGTCTATGGCTAAGGGCGGTAGCGTACCTAAATTCCCTCAATAGGGACTTCATTACTGGGAGAAAATATGGAAAATCAATCTGTCATGCTATTACGTCGCTTAAATCCTTATTGTGCAAAAGCGCTGGAAGCGGCGGCCTCATTATGCCAAACCCGTGCCCATGCAGAAGTCACTATTGAACACTGGCTATTAAAAATTCCAGAACTTGGCGAAAGTGATATCACTGTATTAGCACGTCGCTATGAATGGGATTTATCTGCACTTTGGCAAAGCTTACTTGATGCGATTGATAAATTGCCCCGCTCTGTACGTAGCCGACCTCAATTATCCAAATCCTTACTAGAATTAATTAAAAATGCATGGGTAATTGCTTCTCTTGATGAAGATATCGAACAAATTCGCAGTGTACATTTATTACACACAATGACAAAACAACCTGCATTAGTTCCACTCGATGCACTTTGGCCTTTAATGACATTAGGTGAGACACAACTACAACGATTAAGACCTCTACTTGATGCTCAATCTGATGAAAGACCAGAAATTCAGCAGTTAGCTTCACATAATCATTTACCTGAAGCCCCTCTTACTCAACATAATGAAACCAATACTCCATCCTCAACGACAGATAACGCCATTATTGGTCACACTCTTAGTGATGCATTACAAGCAGTATTAAATAAATTCACTCTTGATGTGACAGAAAAAGCACGGCTGGGTGAAATTGATCCTGTCTTTGGTCGAGATGACGAAATTCGTCAAATGGTCGATATTCTCTCTCGTCGTCGTAAAAATAACCCTATTCTTGTTGGAGAGCCTGGTGTAGGTAAAACCGCACTTGTTGAAGGATTAGCATTACGTATTGCTGAAAAAAATGTTCCTATCAGTTTACAAACTACCTCATTACGCACTCTAGATTTAGGTCTATTACAAGCGGGGGCGGGAGTAAAAGGTGAATTTGAACAGCGGTTAAAAAACGTTATCGATGCCGTTCAACAATCACCCACACCAATTCTACTTTTTATCGATGAAGCGCATACCATTATTGGTGCAGGTAATCAAGCTGGTGGTGCTGATGCCGCTAACTTATTAAAACCCGCATTGGCTCGCGGTGAATTACGGACTATCGCAGCAACCACTTGGTCAGAATACAAACAATATTTTGAACGTGATGCCGCATTAGAACGTCGTTTTCAAATAGTTAAAGTTGACGAGCCTGATGATGAAAAAGCCTTTTTAATGTTACGAGGATTAAAATCTCGTTATGCCAAATATCATGGCGTACACATTACTGATGATGCAGTAAAAGCCGCCGTCACTTTATCTCGCCGTTATTTAACAGGTCGCCAACTTCCTGATAAAGCGGTGGATTTACTTGATACAGCAAGTGCGCGTATTCGAATGAGTTTAGACACCTTACCTGAAGAACTCACTCGCATTAAAGCCAAGCGTTATGCACTTGAACTAGAACAAAAAGCAATACTTGATGACATCACTATTGGTAATTTAACCAATCAAACCAAGTTATCTGATTTATCTTCTCAAGATGCCCAATTAGCACTTCAACTTGAAGCCTTAGAACAGCGTTTTGAGCAAGAAAAAGAGATTATCTGTCAGCTAATTGAAAGCAGACAAGATCCCGAAAATACCGAAGCATCGGCACAGTTACAGCAACAACTCTCACAATTACAACAAGAAGCACCACTTTTAAATCCTGATGTAGACGTTCGCACAGTGGCAACGGTTATTGCCGATTGGACAGGTGTTCCACTTTCAAGTCTTCTTAAAGATGAACAAATCGGCCTATTAGAGCTAGAAAGTAACTTATCAAAATATGTTGTTGGACAAGACAGTGCTTTACTCGCGTTAGCACAACGTCTGCGTGCATCGAGAACAGGATTAGTGTCTGAAAACGGCCCTCAAGGGGTATTTTTATTAGTGGGTCCAAGTGGTGTAGGTAAAACAGAATCTGCCATTGCGCTGGCAGAATGTCTGTTTGGCGGTCAAAAATCCCTAATCACTATTAATATGTCTGAATATCAAGAAGCACATACTGTCAGCCAATTAAAAGGCTCGCCTCCAGGTTATGTCGGATACGGTCAAGGTGGCGTATTAACTGAAGCCGTAAGAAAACGGCCTTATAGCATTGTGTTATTAGATGAAGTTGAAAAAGCACATCGCGATGTACTCAATCTTTTCTATCAAGTATTTGATAGAGGCTTTATGCGTGATGGTGAAGGCCGTGAAATTGATTTTCGTAATACCGTTATTTTAATGACTGCAAATTTAGGCAGTGATGATTTAATGCAACAACTGGAAGAGTCACCATTAAGTACAGATAGCGATTTACAAGAAACGCTTCGCCCTATTTTACGTGACCATTTTCAACCCGCACTACTGGCTCGTTTCCAAACATTAATTTACCGTCCTCTTGATGCAACGGCACTACGTATTATTGTTGAGATGAAATTAAAAAATGTGATCAAGCGACTTTACACTCACTATCGATTAACAGGTATTGTTGAAGAAGCCCTCTACGACACCATTGTAGATGCCTGTTTATTACCCGATACAGGTGCGCGAAATATCGATAGCCTGCTTAATCAACAAATTCTCCCTATTCTTAGCCAGCAACTCCTTCTACGCCAAGCCAATGCTGAAAAATCACGATATGTTATTTTAGGTTTTAATGAAGAAGAAGGTATTACGTTGAGTTTTAGTGATGAGTTGCCAAACTAACAATAACTAAGATCTATCGCCAAAATGACTCGTAAAACGCTCACTATAATTATTTTCACATTCATCGTTATTGTGGTGAGCTCACTGTTGTTTCCCAAGAAAAAACCACAAGATGACTACCTTGCTGGGAATTTACACGGCTTTAATCATGTCAAAGGTACTTCTGTAAATTGGTTTATGGTCAATGGCTATTATGGCAAAGGGGGTGGCGGGACTTGTTGTATTGTCGTGCCCGCCAAGTGGACGCCGAATCAATGGGTCAAAGTGGAATGGGAAGTCGATCCCAATGCTTACCCTACAGATTCACCGGGTGTGACAGATCCCAAATTTGATGCTTATATGAAAAAACACGAAGCAAATTATCGTCGCTATAGCAAAATGGTAGAAATCCCCGAATACGATGAGCCTTGTAGTGTCAAAGTCCATTTTCTCCCTTGCCAAGAAGTAAAAATTAGCCTGTCTTGTTATTCCCCTTGGCTTCCCGAATATCCAATAAAAGAACCATTAGAAATGGAGGAGCCTGCAATATGCTCGAAAAAATAACCCGTAAAAAAGTTATTGTCGTGGGTGTTATTCTTGCCATTGTTGCCGTGAGTTCACTGTTTTTCCCCCAAAAAAAACCACAAGATGACTACCTTGCTGGGAATTTACACGGGTTTAATCATGTCAAAGGTACTTCTGTAAATTGGTTTATGGTCAATGGCTATTATGGCAAAGGGGGTGGCGGGACTTGTTGTATTGTCGTGCCCGCCAAGTGGACGCCGAATCAATGGGTCAAAGTGGAATGGGAAGTCGATCCCAATGCTTATCCCGGTGATATTCCCGAGTTTAGCGATCCTTACTACGATGAATATATGAGGCTACATGAGGCCAATTACCGTCGTTATAGCAAAATGGTAGAAATTCCCGAATAT
This genomic window contains:
- the tssC gene encoding type VI secretion system contractile sheath large subunit, giving the protein MLMSVNSESISKSTTTVLDEPANSGVYASLFEKINLTPVSQVSDINIFQDNSALADTTANERVTVAVQVFLDRLKSSGQKVERLDRTLLDHHIADLDRQISEQLDEVMHHADFQKIESAWRGLKFLVDRTDFRQNVKIELLDVAKDDLRQDFEDCPETIQSGLYHHTYIEEYDTPGGEPIAAIVSNYEFDRSPQDIALLRNIAKISASAHMPFVGSVGPAFFGKDSMEEVAAIKDISNYFDRAEYIKWKSFRDSDDARYIGLTMPRVLGRLPYGPDTVPVRSFNYIEEVKGPDHEKYLWTNATFAFAANMVKSFINNGWCVQIRGPQAGGAVKDLPIHLYDLGTGSQVKIPSEVMIPETREFEFANLGFIPLSYYKNRDYSCFFSANSAQKPAIYDTADATANSRINARLPYIFLLSRIAHYLKLIQRENIGTTKDRRLLELELNNWVRGLVTEMTDPSDDLQASHPLRDAKVVVEDIEDNPGFFRVKLYAVPHFQVEGMDVDLSLVSQMPKAKA
- the tssK gene encoding type VI secretion system baseplate subunit TssK, with amino-acid sequence MKIYRPLWSDGAFLAPQQFQQQARWDSYLISTIANMTIASTWGVICAEFDESALTISRLSAQKLIVRFPDGTLIDTTLADNLPPVNELSHYSQHQTLDIVLALPLLQANGGNLMQEGRSDRPQQFYQEWMKVQDLVGQEQTDIAVLRHSITLRYAHEENSAYMTCPVARLIRNAQGAWEIDKHFIPPLLSCSASAELTILFSEFMHRLVAKRRRLMTMRRENNEQMADFAVADVSLFWLLNAINSAEPVLSELLSSMGRHPELLYRELVRLAGALLTFSLDHENGDIPLYQHAFPEQVFPPLFNLLNTLLEASLPSRVISIVLDKEGPFWRGELHDPRLREDADFYLSVRSALPAHLLITQFPLLCKAGSNDDVASVVNVALNGIPLQPLTHVPAAIPLRLENHYFALELNNSAGQAMLSSGHCAFYVPGTLGEIQLELFAVLRS
- the tssL gene encoding type VI secretion system protein TssL, short form yields the protein MMTNSRTVKNNLIDVLFADTWLMVCQLRQGAEITDGKTFYRRVCEHIDKTRQNLTEKGYSQSAIENMLYAQCALIDESVMNRTERDDGYLQWIQSPLQAKYFNTLEAGDKLWDRLRNLLNEPAPNHDVLICFHRVITLGFVGKYRQTDAPEREKIIELLNTQLPTYALSSDLPLVMKPKNRMNRRHLYWLGWLGGFIVIAALWWGFSVSLEHLLQQWVIQGK
- a CDS encoding OmpA family protein yields the protein MQKNRIKQCITLFSASLLLWLIWGFWSFGKEISFFLTAFICIVTLSLCIWFFRQQKSIPYLKDTQTNQLPPENYQGDVVIVCGQSQALFEENQTYRETAKGWYIRASSPIDLINITQHISDVSPTQFNRLSLLYSLLPEQLSQLEEVTQDTLNWRRAINECNKKASKSLPFWVTLYLNSPIDYLNSHLDDTTPWIIHLKDQQELLVVSDNLATQPISKWLSQNIKHVEHQLTMALWIDQLLAWLKNTFIPLLTIAQSGAPSLIPVAWAMQFTTVPTISDNSWAQFIHHKTTLFPSITKAPNQSEELPLPDVLINKFTHDVNLLQIENTFGVVGMICGLFLIGAISGSYHHNKQLIYDIGNDIHHFKSITDENLEPKKVAYKQLLSDAAFLSHWQREGIPARYSLALYQGNNILPYLHTLLSSWSPPLPPAPIIVQEVPEMVTLDSLALFASGQYELKNEATKVLVDALINIKAKPGWLIVISGYTDNTGNPDLNQKLSLKRAEAVRDWMIKTSDIAPSCFAVQGYGQRQPVADNSTLDGRARNRRVEIRLIPQADACQVLADDLTPLKDGGN
- a CDS encoding Hcp family type VI secretion system effector, whose translation is MAIPVYLWLKDDGNADIKGSVNVQDREGSIEVVAQDHNLYIPTDNNTGKLTGTRIHTPFIFVKEIDASSPYLYKAVTTGQTLKKAEFKWYRIDDAGQEVEYFNTTLENVKVVKVAPKMHNIKDPTKEKHNHLEEVELRYEKITWTYKDGNIIHSDSWNERATA
- the tssH gene encoding type VI secretion system ATPase TssH, yielding MENQSVMLLRRLNPYCAKALEAAASLCQTRAHAEVTIEHWLLKIPELGESDITVLARRYEWDLSALWQSLLDAIDKLPRSVRSRPQLSKSLLELIKNAWVIASLDEDIEQIRSVHLLHTMTKQPALVPLDALWPLMTLGETQLQRLRPLLDAQSDERPEIQQLASHNHLPEAPLTQHNETNTPSSTTDNAIIGHTLSDALQAVLNKFTLDVTEKARLGEIDPVFGRDDEIRQMVDILSRRRKNNPILVGEPGVGKTALVEGLALRIAEKNVPISLQTTSLRTLDLGLLQAGAGVKGEFEQRLKNVIDAVQQSPTPILLFIDEAHTIIGAGNQAGGADAANLLKPALARGELRTIAATTWSEYKQYFERDAALERRFQIVKVDEPDDEKAFLMLRGLKSRYAKYHGVHITDDAVKAAVTLSRRYLTGRQLPDKAVDLLDTASARIRMSLDTLPEELTRIKAKRYALELEQKAILDDITIGNLTNQTKLSDLSSQDAQLALQLEALEQRFEQEKEIICQLIESRQDPENTEASAQLQQQLSQLQQEAPLLNPDVDVRTVATVIADWTGVPLSSLLKDEQIGLLELESNLSKYVVGQDSALLALAQRLRASRTGLVSENGPQGVFLLVGPSGVGKTESAIALAECLFGGQKSLITINMSEYQEAHTVSQLKGSPPGYVGYGQGGVLTEAVRKRPYSIVLLDEVEKAHRDVLNLFYQVFDRGFMRDGEGREIDFRNTVILMTANLGSDDLMQQLEESPLSTDSDLQETLRPILRDHFQPALLARFQTLIYRPLDATALRIIVEMKLKNVIKRLYTHYRLTGIVEEALYDTIVDACLLPDTGARNIDSLLNQQILPILSQQLLLRQANAEKSRYVILGFNEEEGITLSFSDELPN
- a CDS encoding DUF3304 domain-containing protein; this encodes MTRKTLTIIIFTFIVIVVSSLLFPKKKPQDDYLAGNLHGFNHVKGTSVNWFMVNGYYGKGGGGTCCIVVPAKWTPNQWVKVEWEVDPNAYPTDSPGVTDPKFDAYMKKHEANYRRYSKMVEIPEYDEPCSVKVHFLPCQEVKISLSCYSPWLPEYPIKEPLEMEEPAICSKK
- a CDS encoding DUF3304 domain-containing protein; amino-acid sequence: MLEKITRKKVIVVGVILAIVAVSSLFFPQKKPQDDYLAGNLHGFNHVKGTSVNWFMVNGYYGKGGGGTCCIVVPAKWTPNQWVKVEWEVDPNAYPGDIPEFSDPYYDEYMRLHEANYRRYSKMVEIPEYDDPCDVKVHFLPCQEVKITLSCKSWGHPDYPVNEPDDMEEPETCPSK